The nucleotide window TGGCTACCTCCTTTAGCTTCCCCCTCATTTTCTCAAACCCCTCCGGTTCGCTCTTCTTCAGGTCCTCCAGGTATTCCACTAGGAACTCAATCTGCTCCCCGACGTCTTCTCCTCCAGCAGGTACCCAGTTTAGCCTCCCTATTACCGAGTCTATCCACTCCTTCCCTTCGTCGGTCAGCTCGTACTTTCCGTCGCCCCTGTTCCTTATCAGGCCCTCCTCCGTCATCCTCGCCAGCATCGGGTATAGGGATCCAGGGGAGGGGACCCAGCCCATCCCCTTCTCTATGCTCCTCATTATCTCAACACCGTTCTTTGGTCCCTCCCTCAGTGACGTCAGTATGAGGAACCTCAGCCCCCTCCTATGCCTTGAGCGGAACCCGTGGTGTCCGTGAACCCAGTTCATACCACATCTCACCATATCTAAATTTAGATATCGGTTTTCCGATATAAAAGCTTACCTCAGGGTCTAAAGTCGGTTGTAGTAGGGAAGCGGTCTGGTTTCCAGGGTATTCATAACACTTGAAATGAATTCTCAAACCTGAGGCCCACGGGAGGCGACTAGTCTTCTCAGAGGGAGTAACCCCGTGATGGGGAGTGATGCCCAAGACCCAAGTGGGATCAGGGTAGGCAAGAGCTCAGACGTATATGCTCCTACATCTACTATAAAGTCTCCTTATGACCGATCTCTTTATAGATTGTGGGGACAACCCTCCTCTATATCAGACACCTTAGCTTATAGCGCTATTCTCTCGTTAACAATACCCATAACTTCTGGACGTCTTTCTCTGGACTGCCACTCGTCACCCTACCTCACGACTGGCGTTACCTTACCCCTTCTGACCTAACTGAGCTATATGACACGATATAACTTAACAGTCTGGCTGAAACTGCTGATGAGAGCCAAAATAACACCTAGTTAGAACATTGTTGTTAAGCTTTAAAGCTCCTTCTCAGCGCACTCGTCATGGTTTAATAATGTACATACCTAGTCATCGAGGGATCCATTTGACGAGCTTCAATAAGTTTTCACCGTAATCCTTGGTAGGGTTAAGGACGGTATTTATTCACGTAGTTATAGGTCACTTGACCTCTAATCTCTGGGTAACAGATTTTATGAATATGTGGACCTTCCTGGACTTATAACGAATATCCTTAAACAAACTATACAGCCATATCAGTAACTGATAAAAAGAACAGCAAACTCTCGCCGTGACTGGGAGGAGGTCAGTTGTCAAGGAATCTAGACAAGTAATCCCATAACCTCCTCTTGAAAGACGAGGCTGAGAACCCCATCGCTATCTCGTGCACCCTTTCCCTCATATCCTCCCTTAACAGATCCCTCAGTTTCGATGACGCTTCCTCCAAAGTGTTATACCCCAACTCCTTAGGTACTACCTCATACGCTCCGCTCTGGACTGGTACGAGAGGTGTGAGCCCAGACGCCATAGCTTCTACCACTGGTATCCCAAAGTGTTCCCCTATCGTAGGGTGGAAGTAGACCTTTGCCCTACCCATCACCTTGATCATCTCCCCCTGGTCAACGTCATGGTAGATCTCCACGTTTGCATGGTGTTTGTCCCTGATCCTCTTAAGCTTCTCCAGGTAATCCCTCTCCACTAGGGAACCCATGATCACGCCCTTTACCCCCGTCATAGCAGACAGGTAGATGGCGTTTTCCAACATCTTACCCCTCTCTATTCTCCCTATAGAGATGAACATGTCTTCCCTGTCCCTGTGTTTATACACCTCGCCGAACTTCTCCACCTCCACTGGTGGGTATACCACGTCGGGTTCACTGACGTTATAGACTTCACTTATAGCCTTAGCTGAGA belongs to Metallosphaera tengchongensis and includes:
- a CDS encoding glycosyltransferase, whose translation is MPSIKNVDVGVIAHGLGVKEVSSGEGKVYLTSFEMLRERGVSFTPISFAKPKRTNAVYFLPFSLPKLDKYQRILVKLPASRVIPKVFLNLSGVPIPLSKIAPHVVYAGAPALSSLPSKYKGIWRVYLLPFRLYLPTLRREARQCIFIANSRLSAKAISEVYNVSEPDVVYPPVEVEKFGEVYKHRDREDMFISIGRIERGKMLENAIYLSAMTGVKGVIMGSLVERDYLEKLKRIRDKHHANVEIYHDVDQGEMIKVMGRAKVYFHPTIGEHFGIPVVEAMASGLTPLVPVQSGAYEVVPKELGYNTLEEASSKLRDLLREDMRERVHEIAMGFSASSFKRRLWDYLSRFLDN
- a CDS encoding PadR family transcriptional regulator, which translates into the protein MNWVHGHHGFRSRHRRGLRFLILTSLREGPKNGVEIMRSIEKGMGWVPSPGSLYPMLARMTEEGLIRNRGDGKYELTDEGKEWIDSVIGRLNWVPAGGEDVGEQIEFLVEYLEDLKKSEPEGFEKMRGKLKEVAKRLDELVSK